Proteins encoded within one genomic window of Bradyrhizobium sp. CB1717:
- the cyoB gene encoding cytochrome o ubiquinol oxidase subunit I, whose product MSPDLLKLIFGRLGLESLPLHEPIVVGTFAVVALGGATLLAGLTYFRLWGYLWREWFTTVDHKRIGIMYMILGIVMLLRGFADALMMRGQQMLAFGGSEGYLNAHHYDQVFTAHGVIMIFFVAMPLVTGLMNYVVPLQIGARDVSFPFLNNFSFWMTVGGAVLVMASLFIGEFARTGWLAYPPLSNIGYSPDVGVDYYIWALQVAGVGTTLSGINLICTIVKLRCPGMTMMKMPVFTWTSLCTNILIVASFPVLTVVLALLSLDRYVGTNFFTNDFGGSPMMYVNLIWIWGHPEVYILVLPAFGIFSEVTSTFSGKRLFGYTSMVYATVVITILSYLVWLHHFFTMGSGASVNSFFGITTMIISIPTGAKMFNWLFTMYRGRIRYELPMMWTIAFMLTFVLGGMTGVLLAVPPADFVLHNSLFLIAHFHNVIIGGVVFGAFAGINYWFPKAFGFKLDVFWGKLSFWFWVVGFYLAFMPLYVLGLMGVTRRLRVFDDPSLQIWFVIAAIGAFLVFLGILSMLMQFAVSLLKREQLKDVTGDPWDARTLEWATSSPPPDYNFAFTPVVHDNDAWWDMKKRGYQRPLTGFRPIHMPSSTGTGVILAGLATAMGFGLIWYIWWLAAASFLAMLVVGIGHTFNYHRDFDIPAEDVIRTEDARTKLLAGAK is encoded by the coding sequence ATGTCTCCTGATCTTCTCAAGCTCATCTTCGGCCGGCTCGGCCTCGAATCGCTGCCGCTGCACGAGCCGATCGTCGTCGGCACCTTCGCGGTGGTCGCGCTCGGCGGCGCCACGCTGCTCGCCGGCCTCACCTATTTCCGTCTCTGGGGCTACCTCTGGCGCGAATGGTTCACCACCGTGGACCACAAGCGCATCGGCATCATGTACATGATCCTCGGCATCGTGATGCTGCTGCGCGGCTTCGCCGACGCGCTGATGATGCGCGGCCAGCAGATGCTCGCCTTTGGCGGCTCCGAAGGCTATCTCAACGCCCATCACTACGACCAGGTCTTCACCGCCCACGGCGTGATCATGATCTTCTTCGTGGCGATGCCGCTGGTCACGGGCCTGATGAACTACGTGGTGCCGCTGCAGATCGGCGCCCGCGACGTGTCGTTCCCGTTCCTGAACAATTTCAGCTTCTGGATGACGGTCGGCGGCGCGGTGCTGGTGATGGCCTCGCTGTTCATCGGCGAGTTCGCCCGCACCGGCTGGCTGGCTTATCCGCCGCTGTCGAACATCGGCTACAGTCCTGACGTCGGCGTCGACTATTACATCTGGGCGCTGCAGGTCGCCGGCGTCGGAACGACGTTATCCGGCATCAACCTGATCTGCACCATCGTCAAGCTGCGCTGCCCCGGCATGACCATGATGAAGATGCCGGTGTTCACCTGGACGTCGCTCTGCACCAACATCCTGATCGTCGCCTCCTTCCCGGTTCTGACGGTCGTGCTCGCGCTGCTCTCGCTCGACCGCTACGTCGGCACCAACTTCTTCACGAACGATTTCGGCGGCAGCCCGATGATGTACGTGAACCTGATCTGGATCTGGGGCCACCCCGAGGTCTACATCCTGGTTCTCCCGGCCTTCGGCATCTTCTCGGAAGTCACCTCGACCTTCTCCGGCAAGCGGCTGTTCGGCTACACCTCGATGGTCTACGCCACGGTGGTCATCACCATCCTGTCGTACCTGGTGTGGCTGCACCACTTCTTCACGATGGGATCGGGCGCCAGCGTCAACTCGTTCTTCGGCATCACCACGATGATCATCTCGATCCCAACGGGAGCGAAGATGTTCAACTGGCTGTTCACGATGTATCGGGGCCGCATCCGCTACGAGCTGCCGATGATGTGGACCATCGCCTTCATGCTGACCTTCGTGCTCGGCGGCATGACCGGCGTGCTGCTCGCGGTGCCGCCGGCCGACTTCGTGCTGCACAACAGCCTGTTCCTGATCGCGCATTTCCACAACGTGATCATCGGCGGCGTGGTGTTCGGTGCGTTCGCCGGCATCAACTACTGGTTCCCGAAGGCGTTCGGCTTCAAGCTCGATGTGTTCTGGGGCAAGCTGTCGTTCTGGTTCTGGGTCGTCGGCTTCTACCTCGCCTTCATGCCGCTCTATGTGCTCGGCCTGATGGGCGTGACCCGCCGCCTGCGCGTGTTCGACGATCCGTCCCTGCAGATCTGGTTCGTCATCGCCGCGATCGGTGCCTTCCTCGTCTTCCTCGGCATCCTCTCGATGCTGATGCAGTTCGCGGTGAGCCTGCTCAAGCGCGAGCAACTCAAGGACGTCACCGGCGATCCCTGGGACGCGCGCACGCTGGAATGGGCGACGTCCTCGCCCCCGCCGGACTACAACTTCGCCTTCACCCCCGTCGTTCACGACAATGACGCGTGGTGGGACATGAAGAAGCGCGGCTACCAGCGTCCACTCACCGGGTTCAGGCCGATCCACATGCCCAGCAGCACCGGCACCGGCGTCATCCTCGCCGGCCTCGCCACCGCGATGGGATTCGGCCTGATCTGGTACATCTGGTGGCTGGCGGCTGCGAGCTTCCTCGCGATGCTGGTCGTCGGGATCGGCCACACGTTCAACTATCACCGCGACTTCGACATTCCGGCTGAAGACGTCATCCGGACCGAGGACGCGCGCACCAAACTGCTCGCCGGAGCCAAGTAA
- a CDS encoding ATP-binding protein, with protein sequence MLERSSNRPDDGKTQTLAQSGGLAVTLQSQADTRSELIGAAPTDDETNRKNMALLIQLRWTAVVGQIVTIGGVHFWLGIPLPLERMGAVIGALVLLNVSSLVWVRHRAAISSNELLVALMLDVAALTAQLYLSGGATNPFTSLFLLQVTLAAVLLDARSTWSLVALTCACFVWLTLAYRPLELPPNPISETYSLTVTGMLLGFMLNAVLLVVFVTRINRNLRERDAHLAALRQHAAEQDHIVRMGLLASGAAHELGTPLASLSVILSDWRRMPDLAAKQELAEDLAEMETSLQRCKSIVTGILVSAGEARGEGSSPTTVTAFVTALVDEWRDARSARTLYFVNTFGEDVAIVSDVALKQVIFNVLDNAYEVSRDWVELVAEREGDNLVLSISDRGPGFAPEMLAQLGKPYHSSKGRAGGGLGLFLVVNVVRKLGGSVTAENHRKRGATVRLTLPLATLAIGGSFDA encoded by the coding sequence ATGCTGGAACGATCGTCGAACAGGCCTGACGACGGAAAAACACAGACGCTCGCCCAAAGCGGGGGACTGGCCGTCACACTGCAATCGCAGGCGGATACGCGCAGCGAGCTGATCGGCGCTGCGCCCACCGACGACGAGACCAACCGCAAGAACATGGCGCTGCTGATCCAGCTGCGCTGGACCGCGGTGGTGGGCCAGATCGTGACCATCGGCGGCGTGCATTTCTGGCTCGGCATCCCGCTGCCGCTGGAGCGAATGGGTGCGGTGATCGGCGCGCTGGTGCTGCTCAACGTCTCGAGCCTGGTCTGGGTGCGCCATCGCGCCGCGATCTCCAGCAACGAGCTGCTGGTCGCCTTGATGCTCGACGTCGCCGCGCTGACCGCGCAGCTCTACCTCAGCGGCGGCGCAACTAACCCCTTCACCTCGCTGTTCCTGCTCCAGGTGACGCTGGCCGCCGTACTGCTCGACGCGCGATCGACCTGGTCGCTGGTGGCGCTGACCTGCGCGTGCTTCGTCTGGTTGACGCTGGCGTATCGACCGCTCGAGCTGCCGCCGAACCCGATCAGCGAGACCTACAGCCTCACCGTCACAGGCATGCTGCTCGGCTTCATGCTCAATGCCGTGCTGCTCGTCGTGTTCGTGACCCGCATCAACAGGAACCTGCGCGAGCGCGACGCGCATCTGGCGGCGCTGCGCCAGCATGCCGCCGAGCAAGATCACATCGTCCGCATGGGTCTCTTGGCCTCCGGCGCGGCCCACGAGCTCGGCACGCCGCTGGCCTCGCTCTCGGTCATCCTGAGCGACTGGCGCCGCATGCCAGATCTTGCCGCCAAGCAGGAGCTCGCCGAGGACCTCGCGGAGATGGAGACCTCGCTGCAGCGCTGCAAGTCGATCGTGACAGGCATCCTGGTATCGGCGGGCGAGGCCCGCGGCGAAGGCTCCTCGCCGACGACGGTGACGGCGTTCGTCACCGCGCTGGTCGACGAATGGCGCGACGCCCGTTCGGCGCGCACGCTCTATTTCGTCAACACGTTTGGCGAGGACGTCGCCATCGTCTCCGACGTCGCGCTGAAGCAGGTCATCTTCAACGTGCTCGACAACGCATACGAAGTCTCGCGCGACTGGGTCGAGCTTGTGGCCGAGCGCGAGGGCGACAATCTCGTGCTGTCGATCTCCGACCGCGGTCCGGGCTTTGCGCCGGAGATGCTGGCGCAGCTCGGAAAGCCCTACCACTCGAGCAAGGGCCGCGCTGGCGGCGGGCTCGGCCTGTTCCTGGTGGTGAATGTGGTGCGCAAGCTGGGCGGCAGCGTGACCGCCGAGAACCACAGGAAGCGCGGCGCCACGGTGCGCCTGACGCTGCCGCTCGCAACGCTCGCGATCGGAGGCAGCTTTGACGCCTGA
- a CDS encoding SURF1 family protein, with translation MSDTGTVTNEAMGAPRKAARLSLWLTVLSLTAFALLIALGVWQIERRAWKLALIDRVEQRVHAPAQPIPAPAAWPTITAASDEYRHVSVRGRFLHDRETLVQAVTEEGPGYWVLTPLQRADGMLVLVNRGFVPTERRDASTRQAGNPEGPVEITGLLRITEPKGGFLRNNVPQHNRWYSRDVAAIAAARGLQEVAPFFVDADVGSQSAGAPIGGLTVIRFPNNHLIYALTWFALAFMLAGKLFVTFGGGLFRHGRFVHEPAGGPDTAARRTGSDAGTIVEQA, from the coding sequence GTGAGCGATACCGGGACCGTGACGAACGAGGCAATGGGCGCACCCCGAAAGGCTGCGCGCCTGTCCTTGTGGCTCACGGTCCTCTCGCTCACGGCCTTTGCACTTCTGATCGCCCTCGGCGTCTGGCAGATCGAGCGCCGCGCCTGGAAGCTGGCGCTGATCGACCGCGTCGAGCAGCGCGTCCATGCCCCGGCCCAGCCGATCCCCGCGCCGGCGGCTTGGCCCACAATCACCGCCGCAAGCGACGAATACAGGCACGTCAGTGTCCGTGGCCGCTTCCTGCATGACCGCGAGACGCTGGTTCAGGCCGTGACCGAGGAAGGCCCCGGCTATTGGGTGCTGACGCCGCTTCAGCGCGCCGATGGCATGCTGGTTCTGGTCAACCGCGGCTTCGTGCCGACCGAGCGGCGCGACGCATCCACGCGCCAGGCCGGTAATCCCGAGGGCCCGGTCGAAATCACCGGCCTGTTGCGCATCACGGAGCCGAAGGGCGGCTTTCTGCGCAACAACGTTCCCCAGCACAACCGCTGGTACTCGCGGGACGTCGCCGCGATCGCGGCGGCACGCGGCCTCCAAGAGGTCGCACCGTTTTTTGTCGATGCTGACGTCGGATCACAAAGCGCCGGCGCGCCCATCGGCGGATTGACCGTGATCCGCTTTCCCAATAACCACCTGATCTATGCGCTGACGTGGTTTGCCCTGGCTTTCATGCTGGCCGGTAAACTGTTCGTCACATTCGGCGGCGGGCTGTTCCGCCACGGGCGCTTCGTCCACGAACCGGCCGGCGGCCCTGATACCGCCGCGCGCAGGACGGGATCAGATGCTGGAACGATCGTCGAACAGGCCTGA
- a CDS encoding response regulator transcription factor, which yields MTPDRSLIVVEDDSGFARTLKRSFERRGYEVVIAASIDEVRKVLEERTFGHAVVDLKLGGASGLACVELLHTHDEDMLIVVLTGFASISTAVEAIKLGACHYLAKPSNTDDIEAAFHKAEGNAEVALDARPTSIKTLEWERIHQTLIETDFNISEAARRLGMHRRTLARKLEKRPVK from the coding sequence TTGACGCCTGACCGTTCGCTCATCGTCGTCGAGGACGATTCTGGCTTTGCGCGCACGCTGAAGCGCTCGTTCGAGCGCCGCGGCTACGAGGTCGTGATCGCCGCCTCGATCGACGAGGTGCGCAAGGTGCTGGAGGAGCGCACCTTCGGCCATGCCGTTGTCGACCTCAAGCTCGGCGGTGCCTCGGGGCTCGCCTGCGTCGAGCTGCTGCACACGCATGACGAGGACATGCTGATCGTGGTGCTGACCGGTTTTGCCAGCATCTCCACCGCCGTCGAAGCGATCAAGTTGGGGGCCTGCCACTATCTCGCAAAGCCGTCGAACACCGACGACATCGAGGCCGCCTTCCACAAGGCCGAAGGCAACGCCGAGGTCGCGCTCGATGCGCGGCCGACCTCGATCAAGACCCTGGAATGGGAGCGCATCCACCAGACGCTGATCGAGACGGATTTCAACATTTCTGAAGCGGCGCGACGATTGGGGATGCATCGCAGGACGCTGGCAAGGAAGCTTGAGAAGCGACCGGTGAAGTAG
- the cyoD gene encoding cytochrome o ubiquinol oxidase subunit IV has translation MSTDTHAAGAHDHHHDGGHAHSTFSGYMLGFVLSVVLTAIPFWLVMSGVLPSKQITALVIMAFAVVQIVVHMVYFLHMNAKSENGWTMMALIFTIVMVVIALSGSLWVMSHLNSNMMPIHQMSGMK, from the coding sequence ATGAGCACCGATACCCACGCAGCCGGCGCGCACGATCATCACCACGACGGCGGCCACGCCCACAGCACGTTCTCGGGCTACATGCTCGGCTTCGTGCTCTCGGTCGTGCTCACCGCGATCCCGTTCTGGCTGGTGATGAGCGGCGTGCTGCCGAGCAAGCAGATCACCGCGCTTGTCATCATGGCCTTCGCGGTCGTGCAGATCGTCGTGCACATGGTCTACTTCCTGCACATGAACGCCAAGTCCGAGAATGGTTGGACCATGATGGCGCTGATCTTCACCATCGTCATGGTGGTGATCGCGCTGTCCGGTTCGCTGTGGGTGATGAGCCACCTCAACAGCAACATGATGCCCATCCACCAGATGAGCGGAATGAAGTGA
- the cyoC gene encoding cytochrome o ubiquinol oxidase subunit III: MTVAVNPSQTGEPLFYLADEHPHPEGYSTSLGFWIYLMSDCLIFAMLFATFGVLGGNYAAGPAPKDLFDLDLVAVNTSMLLLSSITYGFAMLTMQQNKVAQTQMWLAITGLFGLAFIGIELTEFAHMIHEGATPQRSAFLSAFFTLVGTHGLHVSCGIIWLVTLMVQVGKFGLIEANRRRLMCLSMFWHFLDVVWIGVFTFVYLLGVLR; encoded by the coding sequence ATGACTGTTGCTGTCAATCCCTCGCAAACCGGCGAGCCGTTGTTCTATCTCGCCGACGAACACCCGCATCCGGAAGGCTACAGCACCTCGCTCGGCTTCTGGATCTACCTGATGAGCGACTGTCTCATCTTCGCGATGCTGTTCGCCACCTTCGGCGTGCTCGGCGGCAACTACGCCGCCGGACCCGCGCCGAAGGACCTGTTCGACCTGGACCTGGTCGCGGTGAACACCTCGATGCTGCTGCTGTCGTCGATCACCTATGGCTTTGCCATGCTGACGATGCAGCAGAACAAGGTCGCCCAGACGCAAATGTGGCTGGCAATCACCGGCCTGTTCGGTCTCGCCTTCATCGGCATCGAGCTCACCGAGTTCGCCCACATGATCCATGAAGGCGCCACCCCTCAGCGCAGCGCCTTCCTGTCCGCCTTCTTCACCCTGGTCGGCACCCACGGCCTGCACGTCTCCTGCGGCATCATCTGGCTGGTGACACTGATGGTGCAGGTCGGGAAATTCGGCCTGATCGAGGCCAACCGCCGCCGCCTGATGTGCCTGTCGATGTTCTGGCACTTCCTCGACGTGGTCTGGATCGGCGTCTTCACCTTCGTCTATCTCCTGGGAGTTCTGCGATGA